The proteins below come from a single Rosa rugosa chromosome 2, drRosRugo1.1, whole genome shotgun sequence genomic window:
- the LOC133734223 gene encoding uncharacterized protein LOC133734223, with product MWHLSWPKTTCSTKIGGHEPQTTTATATAATKCIKASPSPSHCTCLAKLVRKLRKQRRRVGCAKSSSFQCRYDPLSYSLNFDASGCGNLSDDQDYYKFYAFSSRFVANPSGASCPRLITTTTH from the coding sequence GTGGCATCTTTCATGGCCCAAGACCACATGCTCCACCAAGATTGGTGGTCATGAACCTCAAACCACCACAGCCACAGCCACCGCTGCTACCAAATGCATCAAAGCCTCACCATCACCTTCTCATTGTACTTGTCTAGCCAAACTGGTGAGGAAGCTTAGGAAACAGAGAAGAAGGGTAGGCTGTGCAAAAAGTTCTTCGTTCCAGTGCCGGTATGATCCACTGAGCTATTCTCTCAACTTTGATGCCAGTGGATGTGGGAACTTGTCAGATGACCAAGATTACTACAAGTTCTATGCCTTCTCTTCAAGGTTTGTGGCCAACCCATCAGGAGCCTCTTGTCCAAGActaatcaccaccaccactcaTTAG